One genomic segment of Natrialbaceae archaeon AArc-T1-2 includes these proteins:
- a CDS encoding Rrf2 family transcriptional regulator — MASVPAVELPVCQEKILHVLIELHDESGGAIRGKDVAARVDRNPGTVRNQMQRLKSLQLVEGVPGRHGGYKPTDAAYDTLEVRRGDDPDDESAVPIEHEGESVSRADVDDITFSSVHHPDLCRAEIHVQGSMTGMENGDSVVVGPTPDSNLVIEGRIDGIDDLNNVLVLRIDEMTAPGRTR, encoded by the coding sequence ATGGCGTCAGTACCAGCGGTTGAGCTTCCCGTGTGTCAGGAGAAGATACTGCACGTATTGATCGAACTTCACGACGAGTCCGGCGGCGCGATCAGAGGCAAGGACGTCGCGGCCCGAGTCGACCGGAACCCGGGGACGGTCCGCAACCAGATGCAGCGACTGAAATCGCTCCAACTCGTCGAGGGCGTCCCCGGTCGCCACGGCGGCTACAAACCCACCGACGCGGCGTACGACACGCTCGAGGTCAGACGAGGAGACGATCCCGACGACGAGTCCGCGGTGCCGATCGAGCACGAGGGCGAGTCCGTCTCGCGGGCCGACGTCGACGATATCACGTTCTCGAGCGTCCACCATCCCGACCTGTGTCGAGCGGAGATTCACGTCCAGGGATCGATGACGGGGATGGAAAACGGCGACAGCGTCGTCGTCGGCCCGACGCCGGACTCGAACCTCGTCATCGAAGGCCGAATCGACGGCATCGACGACCTGAACAACGTCCTCGTGTTGCGGATCGACGAGATGACTGCTCCCGGCAGGACGCGGTAG
- a CDS encoding acyl-CoA mutase large subunit family protein: MYDEDDLERINQHRKRWEDEQLEPILDRHGERKDEFVTVSNHDVDRLYTPEDVADLDFEEDLGFPGEEPYTRGPYPTMYRGRTWTMRQFAGFGTAEETNDRFHYLIENGQTGLSTAFDMPSLMGLDSDHPMSEGEVGKEGVAVDTLRDMEILFEGIDVGEVSTSFTINPSAPVVYAMYVALADQQGVPRDEIRATFQNDMFKEFIAQREWVVPPEPSLDAVTDTVEFAVEETPNVHPISISGYHIREAGSTAIQELAFTLADGFGYVEDAMDRGLDVDEFAPLLSFFFNSHNSIFEEIAKFRAGRRIYARVMDEWYGAEKPESKRLKFHTQTAGQSLTAQQPLNNIARVTIQALAAVMGGTQSLHTNSYDEALALPSEEAVRVALRTQQIIAEESGAADIVDPMGGSFAIEKLTSEVEAETMAYIEEIREMGNGSVRDGVLVGLEEGYFHREIQEASYEYQNRVDAGEEVVVGVNEFTIEEDTNPEILEVDDSVREKQLGRLERVKDERDDADVEAALEAVSDAIANDENVMPPIIDAVKAYATMGEIMDVFKKHHGAYEERIGLA, translated from the coding sequence ATGTACGATGAAGACGACCTCGAGCGGATCAACCAGCATCGAAAGCGATGGGAGGACGAGCAGTTAGAACCCATCCTGGACCGCCACGGAGAGCGCAAAGACGAGTTCGTCACTGTATCGAACCACGACGTAGATCGACTCTACACGCCAGAAGACGTCGCCGACCTCGACTTCGAGGAGGATCTCGGCTTTCCCGGCGAGGAGCCGTACACTCGCGGCCCGTACCCGACGATGTATCGAGGACGGACGTGGACGATGCGCCAGTTCGCCGGCTTCGGGACGGCAGAGGAGACCAACGACCGGTTTCACTACCTGATCGAGAACGGTCAGACGGGACTGTCGACGGCCTTCGACATGCCGTCGCTGATGGGGCTCGATTCGGACCACCCGATGAGTGAGGGAGAAGTCGGCAAGGAAGGCGTCGCCGTCGACACCCTTCGGGACATGGAGATCCTCTTCGAGGGAATCGACGTCGGGGAAGTCTCGACGTCGTTTACGATCAACCCCTCAGCACCGGTCGTCTACGCGATGTACGTCGCGCTTGCAGACCAGCAGGGCGTTCCCCGCGATGAGATCCGTGCGACGTTTCAAAACGACATGTTCAAGGAGTTCATCGCACAGCGGGAGTGGGTCGTTCCCCCGGAGCCGTCTCTGGACGCAGTCACCGACACGGTCGAGTTCGCCGTCGAGGAGACGCCGAACGTCCACCCGATCTCGATCTCGGGCTATCACATCCGCGAGGCGGGCTCGACGGCGATTCAGGAACTGGCCTTTACGCTCGCCGACGGCTTCGGCTACGTCGAAGACGCGATGGATCGTGGCCTCGACGTCGACGAGTTCGCGCCGTTGCTCTCGTTTTTCTTCAACTCCCACAATTCGATCTTCGAGGAGATCGCGAAGTTCCGCGCCGGCAGGCGGATCTACGCTCGCGTGATGGACGAGTGGTACGGTGCGGAGAAACCGGAGTCGAAGCGACTGAAGTTCCACACCCAGACCGCGGGCCAGTCGTTGACGGCCCAGCAGCCGCTTAACAACATCGCTCGAGTGACGATTCAGGCGCTTGCGGCAGTCATGGGCGGCACCCAATCGCTGCATACGAACAGCTACGACGAAGCGCTCGCACTGCCGAGTGAGGAGGCCGTTCGCGTGGCGCTTCGCACCCAGCAGATCATCGCCGAAGAGTCCGGCGCGGCCGACATCGTCGATCCGATGGGCGGTAGTTTCGCCATCGAGAAGCTGACGAGCGAGGTCGAAGCGGAGACGATGGCCTACATCGAAGAGATCCGTGAGATGGGTAACGGCTCGGTCCGTGACGGCGTTCTCGTGGGTCTCGAAGAGGGCTACTTCCACCGGGAGATCCAGGAAGCCTCCTACGAGTACCAGAACCGAGTCGACGCAGGCGAGGAAGTCGTCGTCGGCGTCAACGAGTTCACCATCGAAGAGGATACGAACCCGGAGATTCTGGAGGTCGACGACAGCGTCCGAGAGAAACAGCTCGGTCGCTTAGAACGCGTCAAAGACGAACGAGACGACGCCGATGTCGAGGCGGCTCTCGAGGCGGTGTCGGACGCGATCGCGAACGACGAGAACGTAATGCCGCCGATCATCGACGCCGTGAAAGCGTACGCGACGATGGGCGAGATCATGGACGTGTTCAAGAAACACCACGGTGCGTACGAAGAGCGGATCGGACTGGCCTGA
- the fer gene encoding ferredoxin Fer has protein sequence MPTVEYLNYEALDDQGWSVDDDDLFEKAADAGLDEEDYGTLEVAEGEYILEAAEAQGYDWPFSCRAGACANCASVLKEGEIEMDMQQILSDEEVEERQVRLTCIGHPAAEEVRIVYNAKHLDYLQDRVI, from the coding sequence ATGCCGACAGTAGAATACCTGAATTACGAAGCACTGGACGATCAAGGCTGGAGCGTCGACGACGACGATCTGTTCGAAAAGGCCGCCGACGCCGGCCTCGACGAGGAGGATTACGGCACACTCGAGGTCGCCGAAGGCGAGTACATCCTCGAGGCCGCCGAGGCCCAGGGCTACGACTGGCCGTTTTCCTGTCGTGCTGGCGCGTGTGCGAACTGTGCGTCGGTTCTGAAAGAGGGCGAGATCGAGATGGACATGCAACAGATCTTGAGCGACGAGGAAGTCGAGGAACGACAGGTCCGGCTGACCTGTATCGGCCACCCCGCGGCCGAGGAAGTCCGGATCGTCTACAACGCGAAACATCTCGACTATCTGCAAGATCGGGTCATATAG
- a CDS encoding acyl-CoA carboxylase subunit beta, with product MTDADDPVEELRDRREQAHIGGGEERIEAQHEKGKMTARERIDYFLDDGTFNEIDTFVEHRSSNFGLDEKRFPGDAVVAGYGDVDGRKVFVFAHDFTVLGGSVSEVVADKITKAMDQAVNAGVPIIGLNDSGGARIQEGVTSLVGFARIFKRNTDASGLVPQISAIMGPCAGGATYSPALTDFTFMVKDTSHAFITGPDVIETVTGEQVTMNELGGAQTHADTSGVAHMACDTEEETLDSIRALLSYLPQNNLEDPPRVEPWDDPDRDADVGSLVPQEPKKPYDVTNVIDEVVDEESFYEVHEGYARNVVVGFARMDGRSVGIVANQPRVSAGTLDIDASQKAARFVRTCDSFNVPIVTLVDVPGFMPGTDQEHNGIIRHGAKLIYAYAEATVPLLTVITRKAYGGAYIVMASKELEADVNYAWPSAEMAVMGPRGAVNILYRNELAEADDTETRREQLIDEYREEFTNPYKPAKRGYIDDVIEPKDTRRRLIDDLELLERKRVDGPPKDHGNVPL from the coding sequence ATGACTGATGCGGACGACCCGGTCGAAGAACTCCGGGACCGACGCGAGCAGGCACACATCGGCGGTGGCGAAGAGCGGATCGAAGCCCAACACGAGAAGGGGAAGATGACCGCTCGCGAGCGGATTGACTACTTCCTGGACGACGGAACGTTCAACGAGATCGATACGTTCGTCGAACACCGCTCGAGCAACTTCGGTCTCGACGAGAAGCGCTTCCCCGGTGACGCGGTCGTCGCCGGTTACGGCGACGTCGACGGCCGGAAGGTGTTCGTCTTCGCCCACGACTTCACCGTGCTGGGGGGATCTGTCAGCGAGGTCGTCGCCGACAAGATCACGAAGGCGATGGACCAGGCCGTAAACGCCGGCGTCCCGATCATCGGACTGAACGACTCGGGTGGCGCACGCATTCAGGAGGGTGTGACCTCGCTCGTCGGCTTCGCGCGGATCTTCAAGCGCAACACCGACGCCTCCGGACTCGTTCCGCAAATCTCGGCGATCATGGGACCGTGTGCCGGCGGTGCGACGTACTCGCCGGCGCTGACTGACTTCACCTTCATGGTGAAGGACACGAGCCACGCGTTCATCACCGGCCCGGACGTGATCGAAACGGTCACCGGCGAGCAGGTGACGATGAACGAACTCGGCGGTGCACAGACCCACGCCGACACCTCTGGCGTCGCACACATGGCCTGTGACACCGAAGAGGAGACGCTCGACTCCATCCGTGCGTTGCTCTCGTATCTCCCACAGAACAACCTGGAAGATCCGCCCCGCGTCGAGCCGTGGGACGACCCCGACCGCGACGCCGACGTCGGCAGTCTCGTCCCCCAGGAGCCGAAGAAACCGTACGACGTCACCAACGTCATCGACGAGGTGGTCGACGAGGAATCGTTCTACGAGGTCCACGAGGGCTATGCGCGCAACGTCGTCGTCGGCTTCGCCCGCATGGACGGCCGGTCGGTCGGAATCGTCGCCAACCAGCCACGGGTCAGCGCCGGCACGCTCGACATCGACGCCTCACAGAAGGCCGCACGGTTCGTCCGGACGTGTGACTCGTTTAACGTCCCCATCGTGACGCTGGTCGACGTGCCCGGCTTCATGCCCGGTACCGACCAGGAGCACAACGGCATCATCAGACACGGTGCCAAACTCATCTACGCCTACGCCGAGGCGACGGTGCCGCTTCTGACGGTGATCACGCGGAAAGCCTACGGCGGCGCCTACATCGTCATGGCCTCGAAGGAGCTCGAGGCCGACGTCAACTACGCCTGGCCAAGCGCCGAGATGGCCGTGATGGGGCCACGCGGGGCCGTGAACATCCTCTATCGCAACGAACTCGCCGAAGCCGACGACACAGAGACGCGTCGCGAACAGCTGATCGACGAATACCGCGAAGAGTTTACGAACCCGTACAAGCCGGCCAAACGCGGCTACATCGACGACGTGATCGAGCCCAAGGATACGAGACGACGACTGATCGACGACCTCGAGTTGCTCGAGCGAAAGCGCGTCGATGGGCCGCCGAAAGACCACGGGAACGTCCCGCTGTAA
- a CDS encoding Zn-ribbon domain-containing OB-fold protein, producing the protein MSETVRDEGFDDWLDAVERGEPYYLKCTEGHSFLPPRRVCPDCGSTSVESAPLPATGDVETFTVTSVATPAFEDDTPYAVAIADFGPVRLTGQLVEIDVDDVENGMTVEPDVVTSETTGERVLSFRPCHASWCC; encoded by the coding sequence ATGAGCGAAACAGTCAGAGACGAGGGGTTCGACGACTGGCTGGACGCCGTCGAGCGCGGTGAGCCGTACTACCTCAAGTGTACAGAGGGTCACAGCTTTCTTCCACCGCGGCGCGTCTGTCCGGACTGTGGGTCGACGTCCGTCGAGTCAGCACCACTACCGGCGACCGGAGACGTCGAGACGTTTACCGTCACCAGCGTAGCGACGCCGGCGTTCGAAGACGACACACCGTACGCGGTCGCGATCGCGGACTTCGGTCCGGTCCGACTCACGGGACAACTCGTCGAAATCGACGTCGACGACGTCGAAAACGGGATGACGGTCGAGCCCGACGTGGTCACCTCGGAGACGACCGGCGAACGGGTGCTTTCGTTCCGGCCATGTCATGCGAGCTGGTGTTGTTGA